In one Rhodohalobacter sp. 614A genomic region, the following are encoded:
- a CDS encoding alpha-ketoacid dehydrogenase subunit alpha/beta → MTNKEATEIKYTAEQVQEILKDYKLARTSREMSLLGRKEVLTGKAKFGIFGDGKELPQIVMAKFFKNGDFRSGYYRDQTFMMAIGELTIQEFFAQLYANPDTEADPHSAGRQMNSHFATRLIREDGTWKSQTDMKNTSADLSPTAGQMSRLLGLAQASKVYRHCDDLQDWNQFSVHGNEVAWGTIGDASTSEGIFWETMNAAGVLQVPMVMSVWDDGYGISVAKKYQTTKESISKALRGFKRTQKEPGFEIFTVKGWDYEELLATYNEASAVAREEHVPVLIHVEEVTQPQGHSTSGSHERYKSDNRLEWEEQHCCVSKFKEWIINEEIATGEELEELDKEAKDEVQKAQKKAWQAFQEPILNEKNQVLELIDEVIEIHPDLEKLKEYKSNLNRKSKPLRRDVLSIARRVILELRGKNSIPKNKLVSWLDDQKELNADRYHSHLYSETKYSPLHIEEIEPRYESHPKKVDGRIVLRDNFDVIFSKYPNAVTFGEDTGKLGDVNLGMEGMQEKYGDIRVSDTGIREATILGQGIGLSLRGLRPITEIQYLDYLIYCFQVLVDDVASLRYRTKGGQAYPLIIRTRGHRLEGIWHAGSPMGMLIHGLRGVHICVPRNLTEAAGFYNTLMQGDDPALVIEPLNAYRLKERMPSNLGEFTVPLGIPKIIKEGTDITLVSYGSTCNIVESILPNLERMNISAELIDVRTLLPFDRNQMILESLKKTNRILFIDEDVPGGATAYMMQQVIEEQGGFYHLDSPAKCLSAMAHRPTYASDGDYFSKPNAEDIIEAVYDIMNEANPGKYPALQQ, encoded by the coding sequence ATGACGAATAAGGAAGCGACGGAAATAAAATACACGGCAGAACAGGTTCAGGAGATACTTAAGGATTATAAGTTGGCCCGAACCAGCCGTGAAATGTCGCTTCTGGGCAGGAAAGAAGTTTTAACCGGAAAGGCCAAATTCGGCATTTTTGGTGATGGGAAAGAACTTCCTCAAATCGTGATGGCGAAGTTTTTTAAAAATGGTGATTTCCGATCCGGTTACTATCGCGATCAAACGTTTATGATGGCGATTGGTGAGTTGACGATACAGGAATTTTTTGCCCAGCTTTACGCCAATCCTGATACGGAAGCCGATCCTCATTCGGCCGGCCGGCAAATGAATTCGCATTTTGCAACCCGACTTATCAGGGAAGATGGGACGTGGAAATCCCAGACGGACATGAAAAATACCTCGGCAGATCTTTCACCGACAGCGGGGCAAATGTCCCGGCTACTGGGCTTGGCCCAGGCTTCAAAAGTATATCGACATTGTGATGATCTGCAAGACTGGAATCAATTTTCAGTTCATGGAAATGAGGTGGCATGGGGAACAATAGGAGATGCAAGCACTTCTGAAGGTATTTTTTGGGAAACGATGAATGCGGCCGGAGTTTTACAGGTTCCGATGGTGATGTCTGTTTGGGATGATGGTTATGGAATTTCAGTCGCAAAGAAATATCAAACCACGAAAGAAAGCATTTCCAAAGCTCTGCGGGGATTTAAAAGAACTCAAAAAGAACCCGGTTTCGAAATTTTTACAGTCAAAGGTTGGGATTATGAAGAGTTGCTTGCTACGTATAACGAAGCTTCTGCCGTTGCACGTGAAGAACATGTTCCTGTTTTAATTCATGTTGAGGAAGTCACTCAACCCCAGGGACATTCTACATCCGGTTCTCATGAACGCTACAAAAGCGATAACCGGCTGGAATGGGAAGAGCAGCACTGCTGTGTAAGTAAGTTCAAAGAATGGATTATAAACGAGGAAATTGCCACCGGAGAAGAGCTCGAAGAACTCGATAAAGAGGCAAAAGATGAAGTTCAAAAAGCACAGAAGAAGGCATGGCAAGCTTTCCAGGAACCTATTTTAAATGAAAAAAATCAGGTTTTGGAACTGATTGATGAAGTGATTGAAATTCATCCTGATCTTGAAAAGCTAAAAGAGTATAAATCGAATCTCAACAGGAAGAGCAAACCGTTGAGACGCGATGTGCTTTCTATTGCCCGAAGGGTGATTTTGGAGTTGAGAGGGAAAAACAGCATCCCCAAAAATAAATTGGTGAGCTGGCTGGACGATCAGAAAGAATTAAACGCAGATAGATATCATTCTCATCTTTACAGCGAGACCAAATACTCTCCGTTGCATATTGAAGAAATTGAGCCAAGGTATGAATCTCATCCCAAAAAAGTAGATGGACGAATCGTACTTCGGGATAATTTTGATGTGATTTTTAGCAAATACCCGAATGCCGTTACATTTGGCGAAGATACCGGAAAGCTGGGGGATGTAAACCTTGGCATGGAAGGAATGCAGGAAAAATACGGGGATATTCGGGTTAGTGATACAGGCATTCGTGAAGCCACGATTTTAGGGCAGGGGATTGGACTGTCGTTACGGGGACTTCGCCCAATCACAGAAATTCAATATTTGGATTACCTGATTTATTGTTTCCAGGTATTGGTGGATGATGTAGCTTCCTTGCGATATCGAACAAAAGGAGGGCAGGCATATCCATTAATTATACGTACCAGGGGTCACCGGTTAGAAGGAATTTGGCATGCCGGATCGCCCATGGGAATGTTGATACACGGTTTACGGGGCGTGCATATTTGTGTGCCGCGAAATCTGACCGAAGCAGCCGGTTTTTACAACACGCTGATGCAGGGTGATGATCCCGCACTGGTTATCGAACCGTTGAACGCGTATCGATTGAAGGAAAGAATGCCGTCAAATTTAGGTGAATTTACTGTTCCGCTGGGAATCCCGAAAATAATTAAAGAGGGAACCGATATCACCCTCGTTTCCTATGGATCAACATGCAATATTGTAGAGAGTATTTTGCCGAATCTTGAGAGAATGAATATTTCGGCTGAATTGATTGATGTTCGGACTTTGCTTCCCTTCGACAGAAATCAGATGATCCTCGAATCACTGAAGAAGACGAACCGAATTCTGTTTATAGATGAGGATGTACCCGGTGGCGCAACAGCGTACATGATGCAGCAAGTCATTGAAGAGCAAGGTGGTTTCTATCATCTTGACAGCCCTGCGAAGTGCTTGTCGGCTATGGCTCACCGACCAACGTATGCATCTGATGGCGATTATTTTTCCAAGCCAAACGCCGAGGACATCATCGAAGCAGTTTATGATATCATGAATGAGGCGAACCCAGGCAAATATCCTGCGCTTCAGCAATAA
- a CDS encoding cytochrome ubiquinol oxidase subunit I produces the protein MEDLLAARLQMAVSLGFHIVFACIGMAMPFLMAIAEYKWIRTGEQVYLDLAKAWAKGVAIFFATGAVSGTVLSFELGLLWPTFMEHAGPIFGMPFSWEGTAFFVEAIALGLFLYGWDKLKPWTHWVTGLVVGISGVASGIFVVAANAWMNSPAGFDWVNGQAINIDPVAAMFNDAWLSQSIHMTIAAFVATGFAVAGLHALLLLKGGNNRFHRKALKIALAIGAVAAILQPISGDFSAKDVADRQPAKLAAMEGQFETKQPAGLSIFGIPNEETREMNYAIEIPGLLSFLAHGDFDAEVIGLDQFPEDEWPPVLITHIAFQIMVACGFLMMFVGLIYFYLIWRRKGLPLPRWFLWLTGICTPLGFIAVEAGWTVTEVGRQPWIIYGIMKTEDAVSSMPGLQYPFFIFTGVYLLLSVIVIWLMYRQIITLADRYETAKPLRNP, from the coding sequence ATGGAAGATCTTCTCGCCGCGCGTCTTCAGATGGCTGTTTCACTTGGATTCCACATCGTATTTGCATGTATCGGAATGGCCATGCCTTTTTTAATGGCTATCGCTGAATACAAATGGATTCGCACAGGTGAACAGGTTTATCTCGACCTGGCCAAAGCGTGGGCAAAAGGTGTAGCCATTTTCTTCGCAACAGGAGCCGTATCAGGTACCGTTCTTTCATTTGAGTTGGGACTTCTCTGGCCGACATTTATGGAGCATGCCGGTCCCATTTTCGGGATGCCGTTTTCCTGGGAAGGAACAGCATTTTTTGTGGAAGCTATTGCACTGGGATTGTTTCTTTACGGCTGGGATAAACTCAAACCGTGGACTCATTGGGTAACCGGTTTGGTAGTTGGGATTTCGGGAGTAGCATCAGGGATTTTTGTGGTTGCTGCGAATGCGTGGATGAACAGCCCCGCAGGGTTCGATTGGGTAAACGGCCAGGCAATTAATATAGACCCGGTCGCCGCGATGTTTAATGATGCATGGCTTTCCCAATCCATTCATATGACGATTGCAGCTTTTGTTGCCACAGGTTTTGCTGTAGCCGGATTGCATGCACTTTTACTTTTGAAGGGAGGAAATAATCGATTTCACAGAAAAGCATTGAAAATTGCGTTGGCAATTGGTGCGGTGGCTGCCATCCTTCAACCCATAAGTGGCGACTTTTCCGCAAAAGATGTTGCTGATCGTCAACCTGCCAAACTTGCCGCTATGGAAGGTCAGTTTGAAACAAAACAACCGGCTGGGCTCAGTATTTTCGGGATTCCCAATGAGGAAACGCGTGAAATGAATTACGCTATTGAAATACCGGGTTTGTTAAGTTTTCTGGCACATGGCGATTTTGATGCCGAAGTAATCGGGCTGGATCAATTTCCTGAGGATGAATGGCCTCCGGTTCTCATAACACACATCGCTTTTCAAATAATGGTAGCATGCGGCTTCCTGATGATGTTTGTCGGATTGATTTATTTTTACCTGATTTGGCGCCGTAAAGGATTGCCGTTGCCAAGATGGTTTTTGTGGCTGACCGGCATATGTACACCGCTTGGTTTCATTGCTGTTGAAGCGGGCTGGACGGTAACCGAGGTTGGTCGGCAGCCATGGATTATTTATGGAATTATGAAAACGGAGGATGCTGTTTCTTCCATGCCGGGACTGCAATACCCGTTTTTTATTTTTACCGGGGTCTATTTGTTATTGTCGGTTATTGTGATATGGCTAATGTACCGGCAAATCATCACATTAGCCGATCGCTACGAAACGGCTAAACCATTGAGGAATCCATAA
- a CDS encoding aminotransferase class I/II-fold pyridoxal phosphate-dependent enzyme codes for MGDIKAETSHRSVFKKAYEFTTAEEIKESGLYPYFKPLQATDGTTVNIEGRDVIMAGSNNYLGLTNDPRTIEAAQNVIKVYGTGCTGSRYLNGTLDLHLELEEKLAKFMRKDSCVLFSTGYQTNEGSIQTVADRNDVIFSDKDNHACIVVGTQVSNAKTVRYRHNDIDHLRSLLEREDSSVGKIIVTDGVFSMSGTLAKIPELVELAEEFDAGLYIDDAHAIGVVGEGGRGSASVFGLMDKVDLISGTFSKSFASLGGFLVGDREVIEYVRHKSPAHIFSASMPPANVATVLKSLEILQEEPWRLERLEEISNYMRKELKALGFNVWTSQTPIIPVVIGDMISCFEFWKDLFEAGVYVNAVVPPAVPRGQALVRTSYMATHTDEHLDKILAAFKKVGIKHGIIDENGQSLIDINS; via the coding sequence ATGGGCGATATTAAAGCCGAAACCTCCCACAGAAGTGTATTTAAAAAGGCCTACGAGTTTACTACGGCTGAGGAAATAAAGGAAAGTGGACTTTATCCATATTTTAAACCTTTACAAGCCACAGACGGAACAACCGTAAACATCGAGGGAAGGGATGTGATCATGGCCGGGTCTAATAATTATCTCGGACTCACCAACGATCCCCGGACAATTGAAGCCGCCCAAAATGTAATTAAAGTATACGGAACAGGGTGTACGGGTTCCCGCTATTTGAATGGTACTCTTGACCTCCATCTGGAGCTTGAAGAGAAGCTGGCAAAGTTTATGCGGAAGGATTCCTGTGTGCTGTTTAGCACCGGTTATCAAACCAATGAAGGTTCCATTCAAACCGTTGCCGATCGAAACGATGTTATTTTTTCTGATAAAGATAATCACGCCTGTATTGTAGTTGGTACCCAGGTTTCAAATGCAAAAACAGTTCGATATCGCCATAACGATATAGATCACCTGCGATCTCTTCTTGAACGAGAAGATTCATCGGTTGGGAAAATTATTGTTACTGATGGCGTTTTCTCAATGTCTGGTACGCTCGCCAAAATCCCTGAGTTGGTAGAACTGGCTGAGGAATTTGATGCAGGTCTCTACATTGATGATGCCCACGCTATTGGTGTTGTGGGAGAGGGAGGACGAGGATCGGCTTCTGTTTTTGGACTCATGGACAAGGTGGATCTTATCAGTGGTACTTTTTCTAAATCTTTTGCATCTCTTGGAGGATTTCTCGTCGGCGACAGAGAAGTTATCGAATATGTTCGCCATAAATCACCGGCACATATTTTTAGTGCGAGTATGCCTCCTGCAAATGTGGCGACTGTTCTAAAATCACTAGAAATTCTGCAGGAAGAACCATGGAGACTCGAACGACTCGAAGAAATTTCCAACTATATGAGAAAGGAGTTGAAAGCTCTTGGTTTTAATGTTTGGACCAGCCAAACTCCAATTATTCCGGTTGTAATCGGAGATATGATTAGCTGCTTCGAATTCTGGAAAGACCTTTTTGAAGCCGGCGTATATGTGAATGCAGTTGTGCCACCTGCCGTGCCGCGTGGCCAGGCCCTTGTACGTACAAGCTATATGGCAACTCACACGGATGAACATCTGGATAAAATTTTAGCCGCTTTCAAAAAAGTTGGCATCAAGCACGGTATTATTGATGAAAATGGTCAGTCACTGATTGATATTAATTCCTAA
- a CDS encoding glycosyltransferase family 4 protein yields MADHQPKIQIWPLHLKQYDGMRVAIFTGNYNHIRDGVSLTLNRLVDYLQQNGVEVLIFGPTIPKPAFNHIGTLIAVPSVKMPGRPEYRFTTGFPQKAQKKLEAFNPDLVHLATPDILGIKALRWAEKKEVPVVSSYHTHFSSYLKYYKLSVLEPTLWKFLAWFYGKCREVYVPSKSMAEILVEKDITAELKLWERGINSELFNPQKRDMQWRREHGFDDGDIIVTFVSRLVWEKNLRLFADVVNRLKKKYKKVKAMVVGDGPAQDGMMELLPKALFTGFLKGEDLAKAYASSDIFFFPSDTETFGNVTLEAMASGLPAVVANATGSKSLVDHGENGFRAPVERSDKFFTLIEKLIVDPELRKRMANASLEKSKKYSWDSINGKLLGYYKEVLEAEK; encoded by the coding sequence ATGGCTGATCATCAGCCTAAGATACAAATATGGCCATTGCATTTGAAACAATATGACGGAATGAGGGTAGCAATTTTTACCGGCAACTATAATCACATTCGTGATGGCGTCTCCCTCACACTAAACCGATTGGTAGATTACCTTCAACAAAATGGGGTTGAAGTACTGATTTTTGGGCCGACTATTCCGAAACCGGCTTTTAATCACATTGGTACTCTCATTGCAGTCCCTTCTGTTAAGATGCCCGGCAGACCCGAGTACAGATTTACAACCGGTTTTCCCCAAAAAGCGCAAAAAAAACTGGAAGCGTTTAACCCGGATTTAGTCCACCTTGCCACACCTGATATTCTGGGGATTAAGGCATTACGATGGGCAGAAAAAAAAGAGGTTCCGGTTGTTTCTTCCTATCACACCCATTTTTCGAGTTACCTGAAGTACTACAAGCTTTCCGTATTAGAGCCCACGTTGTGGAAATTTTTGGCTTGGTTTTATGGAAAGTGCAGGGAAGTGTATGTGCCCTCAAAATCTATGGCGGAAATTTTGGTCGAAAAAGATATTACGGCAGAATTAAAGTTATGGGAGAGAGGGATAAACAGCGAGCTTTTCAATCCCCAAAAAAGAGATATGCAATGGAGACGGGAACATGGTTTTGATGATGGCGATATTATAGTGACCTTTGTCTCCCGCCTTGTTTGGGAAAAAAACCTTCGCCTTTTCGCTGATGTTGTGAATCGGCTCAAAAAGAAGTATAAAAAAGTAAAGGCAATGGTTGTGGGCGATGGACCCGCCCAGGATGGGATGATGGAATTACTGCCAAAGGCCCTTTTTACCGGATTTTTAAAAGGAGAAGATCTTGCCAAAGCGTATGCATCCAGCGATATTTTCTTTTTTCCCTCAGATACTGAAACTTTTGGAAATGTAACCCTTGAAGCCATGGCCAGCGGATTGCCGGCTGTTGTAGCGAATGCTACGGGTAGTAAATCGTTGGTAGATCATGGAGAAAACGGATTTCGGGCACCCGTTGAAAGATCGGATAAATTTTTTACCTTAATCGAGAAATTGATTGTTGATCCGGAATTGCGCAAACGAATGGCAAATGCATCTCTGGAAAAATCAAAAAAATATAGTTGGGACTCGATAAACGGTAAGCTTTTAGGTTACTACAAAGAAGTTTTGGAGGCTGAGAAATAA
- a CDS encoding class II fumarate hydratase, translated as MADYRIEKDSMGEIKVPADAYYGAQTQRAFENFPISNIRFSSDFISALGRIKKAAAVVNTDLELVDANVSDAIQKASQEVIDNKFDDDFVLDIFQTGSGTSTNMNANEIIAKRANELKSGTEVKIHPNDHVNYGQSSNDVIPTAIRVSAVLSVKNKLIPALKVLQESLLEKGEEFKDVVKTGRTHLMDAMPVTIQQEFSGYARQVELGIERLESALERIQELPQGGTAVGTGINTHAEFGQRIAAALSEDTGVNFKEAKNHFEAQATVDAPVELSGQLKTIAVGLMKIGNDFRWMNSGPNSGLGELQLKALQPGSSIMPGKVNPVIEESLTMVCAQVIGNDAAVTIGGQAGNFELNVMLPVVAHNLLQSIEILANAARNFAEKSVQGVKANEERIKQMVGKNPVLVTALNPIIGYDKAAKIAKTAFAEDRAVMEVAKEMTDLSEEELKKALDPINMTKGGFSE; from the coding sequence ATGGCTGACTACCGCATTGAAAAAGACTCAATGGGCGAAATAAAAGTGCCCGCTGACGCATACTATGGCGCTCAAACTCAACGTGCTTTTGAAAATTTTCCGATCAGTAACATTCGTTTTAGCAGTGATTTTATTTCCGCTTTGGGGAGGATAAAGAAAGCTGCTGCTGTTGTAAACACGGATCTTGAATTGGTCGACGCAAATGTTTCCGATGCTATTCAAAAAGCATCTCAGGAAGTGATTGATAACAAATTTGATGACGATTTTGTGCTCGACATTTTTCAAACCGGATCGGGTACATCCACCAATATGAATGCGAATGAAATTATCGCAAAAAGGGCAAATGAACTGAAGTCCGGCACGGAAGTAAAAATCCACCCGAACGATCACGTGAATTACGGACAGAGCTCAAATGATGTCATTCCCACTGCTATTCGGGTTTCTGCTGTGCTTTCCGTCAAGAACAAGTTAATTCCTGCATTGAAAGTACTTCAGGAATCACTGCTTGAGAAAGGTGAAGAATTTAAAGATGTTGTAAAAACCGGGCGAACCCATTTAATGGATGCTATGCCGGTCACCATCCAGCAGGAATTCAGTGGCTATGCACGGCAGGTTGAGCTCGGAATTGAACGTTTGGAATCTGCCCTGGAACGAATCCAGGAGTTGCCACAAGGCGGAACGGCTGTAGGCACGGGAATCAACACTCACGCAGAATTTGGACAACGAATTGCAGCGGCTCTTTCGGAAGATACCGGGGTGAATTTTAAAGAGGCAAAAAATCACTTTGAAGCACAAGCAACGGTTGATGCTCCCGTTGAACTATCAGGCCAGTTGAAAACCATTGCTGTTGGTTTGATGAAAATAGGAAATGATTTTCGCTGGATGAACTCAGGCCCCAACAGTGGCCTCGGCGAACTGCAACTTAAAGCATTACAACCCGGATCATCCATCATGCCAGGAAAAGTAAATCCTGTAATTGAAGAATCACTTACCATGGTTTGTGCACAGGTCATCGGGAATGATGCCGCAGTTACAATTGGAGGCCAGGCAGGCAATTTTGAACTGAATGTGATGCTGCCGGTTGTGGCTCACAATCTCCTTCAATCGATAGAAATTCTTGCGAATGCTGCGAGAAATTTTGCTGAAAAATCTGTTCAGGGTGTAAAAGCCAATGAAGAACGAATCAAACAAATGGTTGGAAAAAACCCGGTGCTGGTAACCGCGTTGAATCCGATTATTGGATATGATAAAGCAGCAAAAATTGCCAAAACAGCCTTTGCTGAAGATCGGGCTGTAATGGAAGTTGCAAAAGAGATGACGGATCTTTCTGAGGAGGAACTTAAAAAAGCTCTTGACCCTATAAATATGACGAAAGGCGGTTTTAGCGAATAA
- a CDS encoding GNAT family N-acetyltransferase has translation MKERPNTHEISIITSDEDRKEFIKFPYRHYSHNKYWVAPLLMEQKKLIDEKKNPFYNNAEIVLFLAKLNGEIAGRIAAIIDHRYNDYHKTKTGFFGFFESIDNQNTANLLFKVAEDWLRDKGMENILGPSNPGMMDEIGILVDGFEKYPSILMPYHKPYYDKLIKSTGYEKEMDLLTFLVTQSSVDRERAERAVQIVRKRLPGLKIRKINLRKIKDEVHIIREIFNEAWKNNWGFIPLSEEEFDALAADLKTIVDDDFAHVAELDGKPVGFSIALPDYNQIFRKMNGRLLPFGIFKLLWNKRKINKIRTALMGVLPEHQGKGIDVLMHREAIQNGLKKDFYSSEVGWILENNIQMLRVAERIGGTVDKRYRMYSKKL, from the coding sequence GTGAAAGAAAGGCCCAATACCCACGAAATTTCTATTATCACGTCTGACGAGGACCGGAAAGAGTTTATCAAATTTCCGTATCGTCATTATTCTCACAATAAGTATTGGGTAGCTCCGCTTCTGATGGAGCAAAAGAAGCTCATCGACGAAAAGAAAAATCCTTTCTATAATAACGCGGAAATCGTTCTCTTTCTGGCAAAATTAAATGGCGAAATTGCCGGCCGGATTGCTGCAATCATCGATCACCGGTATAACGATTATCATAAGACAAAAACCGGTTTTTTTGGTTTCTTTGAATCCATTGATAATCAAAATACGGCGAACCTGCTTTTTAAAGTGGCCGAAGACTGGCTGCGAGACAAGGGAATGGAGAATATTCTCGGACCATCCAATCCGGGTATGATGGATGAGATCGGAATCTTGGTTGATGGTTTTGAAAAATATCCATCTATCCTGATGCCCTATCATAAACCGTATTATGATAAGCTGATAAAATCAACGGGATATGAAAAGGAGATGGATCTGTTAACGTTTCTGGTCACGCAAAGCAGCGTAGATCGGGAAAGAGCAGAGAGAGCGGTTCAGATTGTAAGAAAAAGGCTACCGGGCCTGAAGATTCGGAAAATCAATTTGCGCAAGATAAAAGATGAAGTTCACATCATTCGCGAAATATTTAACGAAGCCTGGAAGAATAACTGGGGATTTATTCCGCTTAGTGAAGAAGAATTCGACGCACTTGCTGCTGATTTGAAAACCATTGTTGATGACGATTTTGCCCACGTTGCCGAACTCGATGGAAAACCGGTTGGATTCTCCATTGCCCTGCCCGATTACAACCAGATTTTTAGGAAAATGAACGGACGCCTTTTGCCGTTTGGAATTTTTAAGCTTTTGTGGAACAAGCGTAAAATCAACAAAATAAGAACGGCATTAATGGGAGTTCTGCCGGAGCATCAGGGAAAAGGAATTGATGTTTTGATGCACAGGGAAGCGATACAGAATGGATTGAAGAAAGATTTCTATTCCTCTGAAGTCGGATGGATTTTAGAAAATAATATCCAAATGCTTCGTGTAGCAGAACGCATTGGCGGAACCGTAGATAAGCGATACAGAATGTACAGCAAGAAGCTGTAA
- a CDS encoding NAD-dependent epimerase/dehydratase family protein, translated as MNVFVTGGTGFIGSHLVDSLIDDDKTDKIKCLVRNREKWLEGKSYQKIDGDLHSIRTIEEALHDVDTIVHLAGVVKAPTQKEFDFANVEATEHLVRLANRSGVKKMVILSSLAAAGPSKGKPLAEEDPMKPISMYGRSKKKMEEMIHKVANPDLSVTILRPPAVYGPREDQIYTLFKMMSKGVAPMVGDGEKPELSIIYVQDLIQAIHKSISQKEKGVHTYFVSGDEVTNWNRINEIVQTVLGKKTIPLHIKPDWVKKIAGIVETTATFFGSYPVVNRDKANEMILEWVCNHQKAKKELHYQPRYTLEEGISRTLRWYKKHNWL; from the coding sequence ATGAATGTATTTGTTACCGGAGGAACCGGTTTTATTGGCAGCCACCTTGTCGATTCTTTAATCGATGATGATAAAACCGACAAGATCAAGTGCCTTGTTCGGAATAGGGAAAAATGGCTGGAGGGCAAATCGTACCAAAAAATAGACGGCGACCTCCATTCCATTCGAACCATAGAAGAGGCTTTACATGATGTTGATACGATTGTGCATCTTGCCGGAGTAGTAAAAGCTCCAACCCAGAAAGAGTTCGATTTTGCAAACGTAGAGGCAACCGAACACCTGGTACGACTGGCCAATCGATCGGGCGTTAAAAAAATGGTGATTCTTTCATCTCTTGCCGCAGCAGGTCCCAGTAAAGGAAAACCACTTGCTGAAGAAGATCCCATGAAGCCCATCAGCATGTATGGGCGGTCCAAGAAAAAGATGGAAGAGATGATTCACAAAGTGGCTAATCCCGATTTATCGGTAACTATTTTGCGGCCGCCGGCGGTCTATGGCCCGCGGGAAGACCAGATTTACACTCTTTTTAAAATGATGAGCAAAGGTGTGGCGCCAATGGTTGGTGACGGTGAAAAACCTGAACTTTCGATTATTTACGTACAAGACCTGATCCAGGCAATTCACAAATCAATCTCTCAGAAAGAGAAAGGGGTTCACACCTATTTTGTTTCGGGGGATGAGGTCACAAACTGGAATCGCATTAACGAAATTGTACAGACAGTTTTGGGAAAGAAAACAATCCCGTTACACATCAAACCGGATTGGGTAAAAAAAATAGCCGGAATTGTAGAAACAACAGCAACATTTTTTGGTTCATATCCCGTTGTTAACAGGGATAAAGCGAATGAAATGATTCTCGAATGGGTGTGTAATCATCAAAAAGCAAAAAAAGAGTTACACTACCAACCCCGGTATACCCTTGAAGAAGGCATCTCAAGAACATTGCGATGGTATAAAAAACATAATTGGTTATGA
- a CDS encoding glycosyltransferase family 4 protein: MQNVSIQLVDALHRRDDVEVDAIIMQTSWRFIGVKAFFFLVSLLWRIPSKIKKTKPDVVLFSSMVTAGVLPAMFKKPNVPFVTINHGQDVTKPVALYQWYVPSVFKKLDGVISVSSATRDECIKRGMAPAKGVALPNGFDMKVVKKLPEQIEARQIIEKEFGIDLTHKKLLLSVGRQVKRKGHEWFIQEVFNKVETDAVYLIVGDGPEHENILKARENSDQKEKIVIVGKQPGNILHACYAAADLFVMPNIPVEGDMEGFGIVLLEANRANVPAIASDLEGIKDVIEQGVNGYRIPHGEADLFAEKIDYVLVHELDDLSEKSKEYVQKNYSWDTVVDRYISFLKSIVKSVSN; this comes from the coding sequence ATGCAAAACGTTAGCATACAGTTGGTGGATGCCTTGCACCGTCGGGACGATGTGGAAGTGGATGCTATTATTATGCAAACATCCTGGAGATTTATCGGGGTTAAAGCTTTTTTCTTCTTAGTCAGCCTCCTTTGGAGAATTCCTTCAAAAATAAAGAAAACAAAACCTGATGTAGTCCTTTTTTCCTCAATGGTAACGGCCGGAGTTTTGCCGGCGATGTTTAAAAAACCAAATGTGCCCTTTGTTACAATTAATCACGGGCAGGATGTGACGAAACCGGTGGCTTTGTATCAATGGTATGTGCCGTCGGTTTTTAAGAAACTGGACGGGGTTATTTCGGTTTCCTCAGCCACACGGGATGAATGTATTAAAAGAGGAATGGCACCAGCAAAAGGAGTAGCTCTGCCAAATGGGTTTGATATGAAAGTGGTAAAAAAGCTACCTGAACAAATTGAGGCACGGCAAATTATTGAAAAAGAATTTGGGATTGATCTGACCCATAAGAAACTTTTACTTTCAGTGGGCCGCCAGGTGAAGAGAAAGGGCCATGAATGGTTTATCCAGGAAGTATTTAATAAGGTTGAAACCGACGCTGTTTATTTGATTGTCGGAGATGGCCCTGAGCATGAGAATATTTTAAAAGCGAGAGAAAATTCTGATCAGAAAGAAAAAATTGTTATTGTTGGGAAGCAGCCTGGAAATATATTGCATGCATGTTACGCAGCTGCCGACCTTTTTGTGATGCCGAATATTCCTGTTGAAGGGGACATGGAAGGATTCGGAATTGTTTTGTTGGAAGCAAACCGGGCAAATGTACCTGCCATAGCATCCGATCTGGAAGGAATAAAAGATGTGATTGAGCAGGGTGTAAACGGGTACAGGATTCCGCATGGAGAAGCGGATCTTTTTGCTGAAAAAATTGATTATGTTCTAGTACATGAGCTTGATGATCTGTCTGAGAAGTCGAAGGAGTATGTCCAGAAAAATTATAGCTGGGATACGGTTGTCGATCGATATATCTCATTTCTGAAAAGTATTGTCAAAAGCGTTTCAAATTGA